The Phyllostomus discolor isolate MPI-MPIP mPhyDis1 chromosome 4, mPhyDis1.pri.v3, whole genome shotgun sequence genome window below encodes:
- the ATP5MC3 gene encoding ATP synthase F(0) complex subunit C3, mitochondrial, translating into MFACAKLACTPALIRAGSRVAYRPISSSVLSRPEARTGEGSTVFNGAPNGVSRLIQREFQTSAISRDIDTAAKFIGAGAATVGVAGSGAGIGTVFGSLIIGYARNPSLKQQLFSYAILGFALSEAMGLFCLMVAFLILFAM; encoded by the exons ATGTTTGCCTGCGCCAAGCTCGCCTGCACCCCCGCTCTG ATCCGAGCTGGATCCAGAGTCGCGTACAGACCAATTTCTTCATCAGTATTATCTCGACCAGAGGCTAGGACTGGAGag GGCTCTACAGTATTTAATGGGGCCCCAAATGGTGTATCTCGGCTAATCCAAAGGGAGTTTCAGACCAGTGCAATCAGTAGAGATATTGATACTGCTGCCAAATTTATTGGTGCAGGTGCTGCAACAGTAGGAGTGGCTGGTTCTGGTGCCGGTATTGGAACAGTCTTTGGCAGCCTTATCATTGGTTATGCCAG AAACCCTTCGCTGAAGCAGCAGCTGTTCTCATATGCTATCCTGGGATTTGCCTTGTCTGAAGCTATGGGTCTCTTTTGTTTGATGGTtgctttcttgattttgtttGCCATGTAA